The nucleotide window CACGGAGCCGGGGCCGCCTCATGCGCCTCGAATACCAGCGCCTGCTTGGGGGCAGGTGTGTGTGGGATGGGAGCAGGGGCCAGGAATGGGGGCAGGACCCCCAGGCTCGCCACACTCACCTTCTCTGTCATCTGGGTCAGCTTATCCCCCGGGGCTGGCCAGGTGGCTCTGAAGGGGCAAGGTTCTGTTTTATGCACCTCACGGGCCAGTTTGCATTTCCTCCCCTCAAAAAGTGGGGCAAGAGCACCTTTCTCTCCACTGCAGGCTACCCAGAGTGTGGCCCAAACGATAATAATGACCCGCAATGTTTTCCAAGACTCTAAGTGCCAGGTCCCAGGCAAGAGGCATTATTTGCATTATGTTGGTTAAAGTGCTCCCATGGAGGTGGGCACTGTGATTATCTCCAGCAACAGCAGAAGGGCCGTGTGAGTCTGAGACCAACTAAGACTGCCCCAGGGCCCACAGTGTATCTGGGTACATTCCTGGTATCTTCAGGACACTTGCAAGGGCACCAGGACATTTAGGGCTTGTGAGCCCTTGGCCTGGAGGCAGGCCATCTGCCcttcagcctctttctctctcgacCTCACCTATAAAGCAGAGGCATTAGACCCCCTTGGAAGGGCTGCTGGGAAGATGAAAAGAGATCACATGCTTAAGTGTTGAGTAGGAGCCTCGCCCAGGGCAGGTGCCCTCTGAGGGGATAGCCCCAAGCCTCCCAGCCACTCGTGGCTTTCCCTCCCCAGGGACGCGCTGTTTACCATCCAGTGGAATATCCGTGCCTTCAACGCTGTCAAGAACTGGTCATGGATGAAGCTCTTTTTCAAGATGAAGCCATTGCTGCGCTCAGCgcaggcagaggaggagctggCAGCCCTGCGGGCAGAGCTGCGGGGACTGCGAGGGGCACTGGCCACGGCGGAGGCCAAGCGCCAGGAGCTAGAGGAGACACACGTCAGTGTCACCCAGGAGAAGAACGACCTGGCCCTGCAGCTGCAGGCAgtgagtgggagaagggaagagaggggttTCCCCTGGTGACCTGTGCCCCCTGGCACCCCAGAGAACCCCAGGCTGCATTGAGGAAATACATAATCACCCCCTCCCCGGCCAGGGGGTACCTGGTACACCGTGGGTGCTCTGGATCTGGATCTTTCTTCCCAGTCCCAGATGTGCTGGGAGCTGTGGCTGGTGTGCTCACGTCCATGCTTAGCgacccatcccccccgccccagagTCTGTCCATGTGTCCTGATGCTCCTGAACCAGTgctctctgggctccctgctggagccacGGTGgagccccctctcccctgccctccctgagacacacccctgctccctgcttgCGGGAACCCAGGTGGCAGGGACCTGGGGTCTGGAATCTCCCCAAGCCACAGAGCCATTCCTTCCTGCCGCAAACCTTGAGTCTCACCTGTGTGCCAGGCCTCATGGTGGCTCTGGAGACATGGTGGTGGGAAGGCAGGGTGTGGTCACCAAATTCAGCTGCTAGTGCAGGGGGGTGTGAGGCAGCCAGGTGGTGAGGAAACAGGTTGAGGTGGGAGAGAAGGCCTCAGCCTAGAgcttctcccctagagcctttgTTGGGATGTCCCTCTGGGTTGTCCCCAGCCTGTGTGATGGAGGTTCCCCTCTCCAGGGTACCacttctgcccctgccctcccatcTCCTCAAGCCCACTCTCATTCTACCACCCTTGAGCCCCCTGGGGCCACAAGCAGGAAGGTCACAGGCATTCCTGTTCCATGAGCCCAGTTCGCATGGCTGTCAGACCTCTGCCCAGGCACATGAACCTCCTGCTCCAGGTCCTAGCCTGGGGTCCCTTGGCTGGCTCATTCCCCACGTCCCTCTCCAGGAGCAGGACAACTTGGCAGATGCGGAGGAGCGCTGCCACTTGCTGATCAAGTCCAAGGTGCAGCTGGAGGCGAAGGTGAAGGAGCTGAGTGAGCGgctggaggatgaggaggaggtgAACGCCGACCTGGCTGCCCGCCGGCGCAAGCTGGAGGATGAGTGCACGGAGCTCAAGAAGGACATTGATGACCTGGAGCTGACGCTGGccaaggcagagaaggagaaacaagccACAGAGAACAAGGTGTGGGCCTGGctggggcttctctctctctcccggcTCGAGGGCATGCctgctgggtggccttgggcagcttgcttcctctctgtgggcctcagtttgctcatctgccCAATGGGGTTCATAGCAGTACTTACCTTGTTAGAGTGGTGGGGGAATTCAGTGTGTAACCAGCTTCTGCTAGCACTCACCCCGGGCTTTGCACATGGCAGTGCTCTGCAGATGCTGGCATTTGTCATCCATCCTGGCCAGCAAGCCTCTTGAGGGGTAGGAAGCTGCTTTCCCAGCTCCGCAGCCCCTAGAGGCCTCTGATGCCATGTGCTGCTGGGGCactgggaggggaaaggaggctgGGAGTGGGCTGCTTGCTCAGGTGCTCCCAGGGGAAGCCAGGACTGTCTAGAACATGTTACACTGAAGGAAACTGGCATCTATTGATAATTGAAGCTCAGGGTGAAGTGAGTTGCTCCAGGCCCTCTAGTTGGAAGGGGCGGATACTGTGACCTGGTGTGGTGGCTTCTCAGACCACAGTGTGGGAGGGGCATCCTCACGATGACCCTGGCACAGGTGAAGAACCTGACAGAGGAGATGGCGGCCCTGGACGAGTCAGTGGCCCGACTGACCAAGGAAAAGAAGGCATTGCAGGAGGCCCACCAGCAGGCCCTGGGTGACCTGCAGGCCGAGGAGGACCGTGTGAGCGCACTGGCCAAGGCCAAGCTCCGGCTGGAGCAGCAAGTGGAAGATGTGAGTCCCGGCCACAGTAGAGACCTGTGTAGTGGGGCTGGAGCAGCTGGGACGATGGCTTGCCATGCCTGGTGGCTGAGCCTGCCCACCCCTCTGGCTTCACAGCTGGAGTGCTCCCTGGAGCAAGAGAAGAAGCTGCGCATGGACACAGAGCGGGCGAAGCGCAAGCTTGAGGGTGACCTGAAACTGACGCAGGAGTCGGTGACAGACGCTGCCCAGGACAAGCAGCAGCTGGAGGAGAAGCTCAAGAAGtagggatggggttggggggggcgggcagcagaCCTGACCCCCTGGCCTGCAGGCAGTCTCCGAAGCCTGTGCCCCATTTCTACCTCTGGACTCTATGGTCACTTCTGCATCCCTGTGGAAGTTGAAtatggaggatggaggatggaggcgGGGATCACTAGGGTGtaggcaggctccaggctggggatTTGAGAGggatggcgggggtggggtgaggccCCTTAGGGCTTGGtgccccaggcagggagcagggaggtgggagggctggGAGGCGGGGGGATGTCCAGGAAGGTTGATGGAAGGTCGGCCCTGCCCTGGCTCACACCTCGCACGACCTCCAGGAAGGACTCGGAGTTAAGTCAGCTGAACCTGCGGGTGGAGGATGAACAGCTCCTTGGGGCGCAGCTACAGAAGAAGATCAAGGAACTGCAGGTGTGTATGGGGCACGGGGGTGGGAACGGCCAGGGCCAGAGGCCCATGGAGGTGACTGCTGCCATCTGCCCATCCCCAGGCTAGGGCAGAGGAGCTGGAAGAGGAGCTGGAGGCTGAGCGGGCGGCCCGGGCCCGCGTGGAGAAGCAGAGGGCCGAAGTGGCCCGGGAGCTGGAGGAGCTGAGCGAGCGGCTGGAGGAGGCTGGCGGGGCGTCGGCGGGGCAGCGGGAGGGGTGCCGCAAGCGGGAGGCCGAGCTGGGCCGGCTGCGGCGGGAGCTGGAGGAAGCAGCGCTGCGGCACGAGGCCACCGTGGCTGCCCTGCGCCGCAAGCAGGCCGAGAGCGCGGCCGAGCTGGGCGAGCAGGTGGACAGTCTGCAGCGGGTGCGGCAGAaactggagaaggagaagagcGAGCTCCGCATGGAGGTGGATGATCTGGGCGCCAACGTGGAGACTCTGGCCCGTGGCAAGGTGTCCGCCCCCTTCCTGACCCAGCCTCCGACCCCGCCTGCTGAGCTCCCATCCCATACCAGCTTGACTCTGAGCTGATTCTACTCCGGTGGTGACCCCACCCACTGACCACCCCCTGCCAGCGCTGACCCTGTACCTGATCCTGTCCCCTGACCTACTCACCTGTCCTGCAGCCCTAGCCCCACGCCAGTCCTGACCTCAAACCCTAACTCCTAATAAACTCTGTGCCCTGACTCCAGGTCATTTGTGACctagcatttaattttaatgtctCAGTCCTTGATCTCTATCTTGTTTGTCACAAACCCAGCACCCAACCTTGACCCCTGACCTTTGTACCACCAGTTCTGACAGCTGACCTCTGACTCTAGGATCCCAGACTCACCCTGGCCCTCTCACTTCTGACACCCATCTTTTTAAACCAtggtccaaaaaaataaaaaaataaaaaaaaataaaccgtGGTCCAGCAGACTCTCTGACCCTGAATTGGGGGTTCTGCTTTTCCATTTGCTTCCCGGGCCCGTGTCTAGCCTCCTAGTTCCCAACCCCAGGGTCCCAGCCTCCGACTGGCAGCCTGGGACACTGCTGGTGATGGGCAAATGTGTTCTGACtcctgatcctgggtcccaggccaGTGCGGAGAAGCTGTGCCGGACCTATGAGGATCAGCTGAGTGAGGCCAAGGTCAAGGTGGAAGAGCTGCAGCGGCAGCTGGTGGATGCCAGCACTCAGCGGGGGCGGCTGCAGACCGAGAGTGGTGAGGCCAGGGGCTCAGCTGGGCCACCCCAGGGCCTTGGGGCCACCCCTCTCAGGGGCCAAATGACCTGCGGGCTCACTCCTTCGTGTGCAGGGGAGCTGAGCCGCCTGCTGGAGGAGAAGGAGTCTCTGATTAGCCAGCTGAGCCGGGGGAAGGCCTCTGCCACCCAGAGCCTAGAGGAACTGCGGCGGCAGCTGGAAGAGGAGAGCAAGGTGGGCCAGTCACGGGCTGCCCCCAAGCAGGCAGGGTGGGCACTAGGGCCACTGGCCTAGCCCTGTGCTGAGGTTCCCAAGGTCCCTGCAGGCCAAGAGTGCGCTGGCCCATGCTGTCCAGGCTCTGCGGCACGACTGTGACCTCTTGCGAGAGCAGCAcgaggaggaggcagaggcccaggctgaGCTGCAGCGGCTACTGTCCAAGGCCAATGCCGAGGTGGCCCAGTGGCGGAGCAAGTATGAAGCAGACGCCATCCAGAGGAccgaggagctggaggaggccaAGTGAGTGTCTTGCCCACAGGCCCGACACCACGAAGGGGTGGTGCCCAAGCCTCGGAACCatcagggggcaggtgggggggcagaTCTGGGGACTGCTGCCAGCCTCCCACCATCGGCTCCCGTGGCCTAGAAAGAAGCTGGCACTGCGGCtgcaggaagcagaggagggagtGGAGGCTGCTCATGCCAAGTGCTCCTCCCTGGAGAAGGCCAAGCTGCGACTGCAGACGGAGTCAGAGGACGTGACCCTTGAGCTGGAGCGGGCCACCTCAGCGGCTGCTGCACTAGACAAGAAGCAGCGGCACTTGGAGCGGGCACTGGAGGAGCGgcggaggcaggaggaggagacgCAGCGGGAGCTGGAGGCTGCCCAGAGGGAGGCCCGCGGCCTGGGCACTGAGCTTTTCCGGCTGCGGCACAGCCATGAGGAGGCGCTGGAGGCCCTGGAGACGCTCAAGCGGGAGAACAAGAACCTGCAGGGTACgctgccctcctcccccgcccctgctTCGGGTCAGAGAGCTGTGTTGCTGGGGTCAGCAGCAGTGCCCCAGCGGGGTTCCCCTGGAATAAGGAGTGAATGAAATGACCTGGGTTGGAGCTGAAGGCTGGGGCATCGCACCTCATTGTGCTGTTCACTCTGCAGAGGAGATCAGTGACCTCACAGACCAAGTCAGCCTCAGCGGGAAGAGCATCCAGGAACTGGAGAAAGCCAAAAAGGCTCTGGAAGGGGAGAAGAGTGAACTCCAGGCCGCACTGGAGGAGGCGGAGGTTAGGGGCTGACCAGAGGGTTGGGGTGGCCACTGGCCTGCTCCCCAGGCCTCTGTTCTTCTGTGACGCATGCTCTGCAACCCCTCCCTGCAATCCTCCCTGTTCTGCACTCCAGGGAGCTCTAGAGCTGGAGGAGACCAAGACTCTGAGGATCCAGCTGGAGCTATCCCAGGTCAAGGCTGAGGTGGACCGGAAACTGGCCGAGAAAGATGAGGAGTGCACTAACTTGAGGTTTGGCTAGAGTCCTCCCTATCCACCACACTCGGGGCTCCACTCCTCCTCTGGGGGTGGACACCTCTCCCATCCCAGCTGCCTGAGGGCAGGAGAAAGGCAGGCTAGCAGTGTTTGCCAGGCCCCTCTGTGCCTGCCGACACTTAAAAGTTTGCCCCTCCTCTGGGCCTGTCAAGGGCAAGACTATCGTCCCCAGTCTAGAGTGAACTTCAGAAGCTAAAGGACTTGCTCAAGGTTCCATAATGCAGGTAGATCCCAGGTTCAGCCTGCGTCTGGCTGGAGTTTCACTTTTGTCAATGAACTTACTTGGGGGTGCTGGTATGGGGTGGGGACAGGTCACTTCCACAATGGGTTCCCGTCTGCAGCATTCCTTGGGCATCTGTAAGAGCAGGTCCAGTGCCTGTACCTGCCCCCTTCTCCTAGGCCGAGacccttcctgcccttcctccttcccacagGCGCAACCATCAGCGGGCAGTGGAGTCCCTGCAGGCATCCCTGGATGCAGAGACCAGGGCCCGCAATGAGGCGCTGCGGCTCAAGAAGAAGATGGAGGGCGACCTCAACGACCTGGAGCTGCAGCTGGGCCATGCCACCCGCCAGGCCATGGAGGCCCAGGCAGCCACACGGCTGCTGCAGGCCCAACTCAAGGAGGAACAGGCGGGGCGGGACGAGGAGCAGCGGCTGGTGGCTGAGCTCCGGGAACAGGCACAGGCCCTAGAGCGGCGGGCGGCACTATTGGCCGCAGAGCTGGAGGAGCTGCGGGCTGCGCTGGAGCAGGGCGAGCGCAGCCGGCGGCTGGCTGAGCAGGAGCTGCTGGAGGCCACCGAGCGCCTTAACCTCCTGCACTCGCAGGTGGGCCCCAGAAGGGTACAGGGAGGCTGAGGGCTGACTCAGGGCAGCAGGCCGACTCTGAGGCCCTGCTTCCCCCCCAGAACACAGGCCTCCTGAACCAGAAAAAGAAGCTAGAGGTGGATCTGACCCAGCTgagtggggaggtggaggaggctgCCCAGGAGAGGCGGGAAGCCGAGGAGAAGGCCAAAAAGGCCATCACCGATGTGAGTCCGAGCTGGGGCCGTGGGCTGCTGGAGTGGAGTTCACCTAGACTTTCACCTCCTGACCATGCCACCTCCCCCACCAACTCGCGCTCCACCCACAGGCGGCCATGATGGCGGAGGAACTGAAGAAGGAGCAGGACACGAGCGCACACCTGGAACGGATGAAGAAGACCCTGGAGCAGACGGTACGGGAGCTACAGGCCCGGCTTGAGGAGGCGGAACAAGCTGCCCTCCGTGGTGGGAAGAAGCAGGTGCAGAAGCTGGAGGCCAAGGTGTGTGCATTCCTTCCAGTCCTTTCCCTTGCAGGGTGGGCCAGCCCAGGCTCCGGGCAGTGGGCCCATCTCTGGTGCTCATAGGTGAGGGAGCTGGAGGCCGAGCTTGATGCAGAGCAGAAGAAGCATGCTGAGGCCCTCAAAGGGGTGCGGAAACATGAGCGCCGGGTCAAGGAGCTCGTGTACCAGGTGGGTGGCTAGGTCCATCTCAAGGGGTGACCCCAGAGCCGGCATGGTTGGTGTGAGGCCTGAATCGCTCTTGCCTGCCTAGGCTGAGGAGGACAGGAAGAACCTGGCCCGCATGCAGGACCTAGTGGAGAAGCTGCAGAGCAAAGTCAAGAGCTACAAACGGCAGTTTGAGGAGGCGGTGAGTGGCCTGGAATCTGGGCAGCCAGAGTCTGGAAGTTTGTGACTCAACTGCAGCGTCACTCCCAGGCTCCATAGTCAGAGATGGCAGCGGTGGTCAGCCCCACTCCGTCTCTCGGCCATGGGTGGCTCTGTGTGTAGGCAGGCTGTCCCTAAAGGACAGTGACCTGACTGTCCCAGTGCGAAGAGGGACAATTCACTAACCGCTTTGGCTGGAGACAGAACCCAGCTCTGTGTCTGGGGCGACCCCGCCCCTGCCATGCCTTCCCCCTCTGTGCACCTCTGGAAGAAGCACTCACACCCCCTCCTTCCTGCCATGGGTACTGGTGAAGGGGAAAAACGGGAGCAGGAGGTGGTGGCGGCAGCAGTTGAGGACCAGGAGAAGCCAGCCCCCTCTGGAGGTTCGGGGGGACCAGACTGAGCCTGTCTCAGTTACCGAAGGGTGACTGGGCCTGCCTGTGCCCCCAGGAACAGCAGGCCAGTACCAACCTGGCCAAGTACCGCAAGGCCCAGCACGAGCTGGATGATGCAGAGGAGCGGGCAGACATGGCAGAAACCCAGGCCAACAAGCTGCGGGCACGGACCCGGGATGCCCTGGGGCCCAAGGTGAGGGGCTGCATGGGgcgcccctgccctctgcctggggggaagggggggtgtGCAGCTCAGCCACTCCTATCCCCTCAGCACAAGGAGTGATGCCTGAGTTCCTGGGCTCTGCAGACACCGCCTCTTCACGCAGTCAGCCCCAAGCCCCGCTGTCCCCAGAATAAATGCTCGCGTCTGCAGCTCCAGCTGGCTGCCTTCTCCTTCTTTGAGGTtcaggagaagaaaggaacacaTGGTCCTTGGACAAAAGTCAGGGCCACAtcagtcatttaaaataaagttctttaatAGTCTCCATTTAATCGGTTTATTTGTTGTTAATAAATTGGCAACACAAGGAGGGGCCCAGGGTGTGCTCCTAGCCAGGCTCCTGTGTGTGTGGGCTCAGGCAGGAGACGCTGCTCTGGGGCAGGGCACAGCCACCCTGTGCCGCAAGGGATGGAAGAAAAAGGCCCTCACTTCTAGGGGAACCCCCTGGGATGAACACAGCGGCCAGTGAGCAAACAGAACCAGAGGTGCTAAAGGAAaacaagggagggagggacaaatgggcagaggtgggggaaggcagCGTCCTCTGgtagcccccacccctgcctggtggggaggaggggctcagAAGCCTTTGCCTGGGTCCAAAGGCCGGAGCAAGCTTGGCTCACAGATTGGAGGAGGGTGCCCAtatctccctccccaccccaggactGACAGCCAAGAGACTGGGCAAGAGCTCAGACAGAGCTATTTTTAAGAGTTCCCTTACCTCTGGGtgggccagggccccagggttCTGAAGAAAGGGTGGGCGCAGCATCCCTGTCCTTATGGCGATCGTGAGGGAACCGAGGCTCCCCAAGGACCTGGGGCTTCTAGATGCTCCCTCCCACCAAGCCTGGACCTGAAGACCTGGGGCAGGCAGAGTAGCGGGGAGgcgagaggggggtgggggcgtggACAGGGCACGGCGTGTGGCACACGTACCCACGCTCACCCACACTGGCCCTGGCCCGGCAGCCTCCCGAGGCCTGGCCTAAGGTCACTCCTCGGTGAAGTCCCTGTCTATGTCCATGTAGGGCTCCTCAATGTAGCTGACAAGGGCAGAGGGTGACTGGCGGTCTGGGTTCAACAGGATGGACACGGTCTCTTTCCAGTATGAGAAGCTGATGCAGGAGCTCTGCGCAAAGAGAGTGGGGCTGGTGGGGGAGCGCCTGGAGGACCCAGGTTGAACCCAGCACCCCGTGGGGAGGGCCTCGGTAAGGGGACAAAGAGCTGCCCACAACATGGCCCAGGCGGGGACCACGCACCCTGGATGCCCCTCGGAGGGGCCCTGGGGCTGTGTGCCCACAGCACATGCACCAACTGCTAGGGCTGAGGGAGAACTCACGTTCTCCAGGCAGGTGCTGTCCTTGTCCTTGTGCAGGTAATGCTGCTGCCAGAAGCGCAGCAGGTTGTGGAAGTTGTTAAGCAGGAAGCCGGGGTACTTCTTGCTGTGTTCCATCCGCTGCAGCAGCCGCAGGTACAGGGGCAGCCGCTCTTTCCGGCGGGCCAGCATCAGGATCACCAGGCTGGTGTTGAGGCAGCTGACGTTCTCCTGCAGGGCACCGGGCCATCCAGGTTAGGTGCGGgtaggcagccccagtggcccccAGTGGACCTGGGGTGTCACGCGGCAGGGAGAAGGGTGGCCCACGCCCCAACCCTGTGGGGCCCTGGCAGAGCTCACAGGCCACGCACGCCCCAAGCTGCCCCGGCACACACCTGAGAGGACGGGGGAAGGAAGGCCGCCAGTGGGCCGCCCTGACcaccttcctgtccctctgccaccCACCACCCATCCCCACGCTGGTGGGGCCATCATCGTTGGTCCAGTGAGAGGCCGCTCCTCTTCCAGAGTCAGCTCAGGCATTGCTTCCTCCTGGGAGCTCTGGTTCCTGGAGCTTCGATCCCCAGGGTAGGGCGGGGTGCCTGCCTTAGGTGCGGCTACCTCACTCCCTAACTTGTGCTCGGAACTAGGCTGGGGGCGGCTCAAGGGAAGGGGCTCGCGCTCTCTGGTTCACTACAGCCCCAGCCCAGTGCCCAGCCGCAGTGTATGTTAGCTGAAGGAACAGAGAACCACCTCTGAGCCTACAGCATCACCCCCATTTTAGAAAAGAGAGTGAAGACACAGAAGGGATAGCCATGATTAGttagggagggggtgggaggcaaTATCAAGTCCAACTCCAAAGCCTGGAAGGGGCACCAAGAGCACTGGATTGGGAGTCAAGAATGCAGTGCAGTGCCAATCCTGACCCATCCGTGACCCCGGAGACTTGTTCCCTCCTTAGGccctgtctataaaatggggcacTGATCCCTGTCAGGAAAAAATCGTCAGAATAGCTGGCAGGGTTTCCCAGGAACCAACAGATGGATCAAGATATGCTTCTAGGGTGAAGGTGGGAAAGATCAACCGTTGGGCTCTGGGATGAGGGAAACGGTCTCCAATCTCTCTTTCCCAGTGTGGGGCCACAGAGCATCTCACCTGGGTCAGAGTCTGCACGTGGATGATGTTGATGAGGCGGAAGAGGAAGGACATCTGCGTGGGCACCTGGGATATGTAGGCAAGCAGGCGGCACTCAGACAGGACCTCGGCAACtggggacagagaagcagaggtgtGCTGGCAGGCTTGGAAGCTGGTCTATGGCTCAGGCCCAGCGATCTGCTATTCAGGCTTCCAGCCAGGACCCCTCCCACTGCTGGGGCCCCGACTCTGGAGCTGGGAGCCCCCACTGTGAAAGAGACCACAGGAGAGGGTAGCTGCAGCGGGAACACATGTCTCCAGCTGTGCTGCCTCCCAGGCTGAGCCCATGGTCTCAGGAAGTCCCACTAGGAGCTGACCGCCACCTCTTCCCATAGTCAGTGCAAGGGCTGCCTCATGAGGCCTGCCCTCCCCTCAGCTCACCACCTAGGCCTCTCACTCCAGAAGATTCCAGGCAGGATGgggtggtgtggggggtgggtgggaggtgttttcattttacttgcaAAAATAGTTTCttcacttttattaaaatgtacGTCTCATGAAAGGAagcacagaagacagagaaaagtcAAAAGCCAGGAAAATCTCCCAGGGAGCCACAACGTTGACCTCGGCCACGTGGGCATTTGGGGCAGCTGCCTCTAGCCATTTGTCTCCTTGCCAGATGCTGAGTGTTTGACACCAGTGGGGCCACCTTGGGTTGATTCGCCCTGGCATTAGGGATTTTTCTT belongs to Canis lupus familiaris isolate Mischka breed German Shepherd chromosome 24, alternate assembly UU_Cfam_GSD_1.0, whole genome shotgun sequence and includes:
- the MYH7B gene encoding myosin-7B isoform X3; amino-acid sequence: MLRNRENQSMLITGESGAGKTVNTKRVIQYFAIVAALGDGPGKKAQFLATKTGGTLEDQIIEANPAMEAFGNAKTLRNDNSSRFGKFIRIHFGPSGKLASADIDSYLLEKSRVIFQLPGERGYHVYYQILSGKKPELQDMLLLSMNPYDYHFCSQGVITVDNMDDGEELMATDHAMDILGFSGDEKGACYKIVGALLHFGNMKFKQKQREEQAEADGTESADKAAYLMGVSSGDLLKGLLHPRVRVGNEYVTKGQSVEQVVFAVGALAKATYDRLFRWLVSRINQTLDTKLPRQFFIGVLDIAGFEIFEFNSFEQLCINFTNEKLQQFFNQHMFVLEQEEYKREGIDWVFIDFGLDLQPCIDLIEKPLGILSILEEECMFPKASDASFRAKLYDNHAGKSPNFQQPRPDKKRKYQAHFEVVHYAGVVPYSIVGWLEKNKDPLNETVVPIFQKSQNKLLATLYENYAGSCSTEPPKSGVKEKRKKAASFQTVSQLHKENLNKLMTNLRATQPHFVRCIVPNENKTPGVMDAFLVLHQLRCNGVLEGIRICRQGFPNRLLYADFRQRYRILNPSAIPDDTFMDSRKATEKLLGSLDIDHTQYQFGHTKVFFKAGLLGVLEELRDQRLAKVLTLLQARSRGRLMRLEYQRLLGGRDALFTIQWNIRAFNAVKNWSWMKLFFKMKPLLRSAQAEEELAALRAELRGLRGALATAEAKRQELEETHVSVTQEKNDLALQLQAEQDNLADAEERCHLLIKSKVQLEAKVKELSERLEDEEEVNADLAARRRKLEDECTELKKDIDDLELTLAKAEKEKQATENKVKNLTEEMAALDESVARLTKEKKALQEAHQQALGDLQAEEDRVSALAKAKLRLEQQVEDLECSLEQEKKLRMDTERAKRKLEGDLKLTQESVTDAAQDKQQLEEKLKKKDSELSQLNLRVEDEQLLGAQLQKKIKELQARAEELEEELEAERAARARVEKQRAEVARELEELSERLEEAGGASAGQREGCRKREAELGRLRRELEEAALRHEATVAALRRKQAESAAELGEQVDSLQRVRQKLEKEKSELRMEVDDLGANVETLARGKASAEKLCRTYEDQLSEAKVKVEELQRQLVDASTQRGRLQTESGELSRLLEEKESLISQLSRGKASATQSLEELRRQLEEESKAKSALAHAVQALRHDCDLLREQHEEEAEAQAELQRLLSKANAEVAQWRSKYEADAIQRTEELEEAKKKLALRLQEAEEGVEAAHAKCSSLEKAKLRLQTESEDVTLELERATSAAAALDKKQRHLERALEERRRQEEETQRELEAAQREARGLGTELFRLRHSHEEALEALETLKRENKNLQEEISDLTDQVSLSGKSIQELEKAKKALEGEKSELQAALEEAEGALELEETKTLRIQLELSQVKAEVDRKLAEKDEECTNLRRNHQRAVESLQASLDAETRARNEALRLKKKMEGDLNDLELQLGHATRQAMEAQAATRLLQAQLKEEQAGRDEEQRLVAELREQAQALERRAALLAAELEELRAALEQGERSRRLAEQELLEATERLNLLHSQNTGLLNQKKKLEVDLTQLSGEVEEAAQERREAEEKAKKAITDAAMMAEELKKEQDTSAHLERMKKTLEQTVRELQARLEEAEQAALRGGKKQVQKLEAKVRELEAELDAEQKKHAEALKGVRKHERRVKELVYQAEEDRKNLARMQDLVEKLQSKVKSYKRQFEEAEQQASTNLAKYRKAQHELDDAEERADMAETQANKLRARTRDALGPKHKE
- the MYH7B gene encoding myosin-7B isoform X1 → MMDVSELGESARYLRQGYQDLMKVHTVPWDGRKRVWVPDEQDAYVEAEIKSEATGGRVNVETKDQKMLMVREAELQPMNPPRFDLLEDMAMMTHLNEAAVLHNLRQRYARWMIYTYSGLFCVTINPYKWLPVYTASVVAAYKGKRRSEAPPHIYAVADNAYNDMLRNRENQSMLITGESGAGKTVNTKRVIQYFAIVAALGDGPGKKAQFLATKTGGTLEDQIIEANPAMEAFGNAKTLRNDNSSRFGKFIRIHFGPSGKLASADIDSYLLEKSRVIFQLPGERGYHVYYQILSGKKPELQDMLLLSMNPYDYHFCSQGVITVDNMDDGEELMATDHAMDILGFSGDEKGACYKIVGALLHFGNMKFKQKQREEQAEADGTESADKAAYLMGVSSGDLLKGLLHPRVRVGNEYVTKGQSVEQVVFAVGALAKATYDRLFRWLVSRINQTLDTKLPRQFFIGVLDIAGFEIFEFNSFEQLCINFTNEKLQQFFNQHMFVLEQEEYKREGIDWVFIDFGLDLQPCIDLIEKPLGILSILEEECMFPKASDASFRAKLYDNHAGKSPNFQQPRPDKKRKYQAHFEVVHYAGVVPYSIVGWLEKNKDPLNETVVPIFQKSQNKLLATLYENYAGSCSTEPPKSGVKEKRKKAASFQTVSQLHKENLNKLMTNLRATQPHFVRCIVPNENKTPGVMDAFLVLHQLRCNGVLEGIRICRQGFPNRLLYADFRQRYRILNPSAIPDDTFMDSRKATEKLLGSLDIDHTQYQFGHTKVFFKAGLLGVLEELRDQRLAKVLTLLQARSRGRLMRLEYQRLLGGRDALFTIQWNIRAFNAVKNWSWMKLFFKMKPLLRSAQAEEELAALRAELRGLRGALATAEAKRQELEETHVSVTQEKNDLALQLQAEQDNLADAEERCHLLIKSKVQLEAKVKELSERLEDEEEVNADLAARRRKLEDECTELKKDIDDLELTLAKAEKEKQATENKVKNLTEEMAALDESVARLTKEKKALQEAHQQALGDLQAEEDRVSALAKAKLRLEQQVEDLECSLEQEKKLRMDTERAKRKLEGDLKLTQESVTDAAQDKQQLEEKLKKKDSELSQLNLRVEDEQLLGAQLQKKIKELQARAEELEEELEAERAARARVEKQRAEVARELEELSERLEEAGGASAGQREGCRKREAELGRLRRELEEAALRHEATVAALRRKQAESAAELGEQVDSLQRVRQKLEKEKSELRMEVDDLGANVETLARGKASAEKLCRTYEDQLSEAKVKVEELQRQLVDASTQRGRLQTESGELSRLLEEKESLISQLSRGKASATQSLEELRRQLEEESKAKSALAHAVQALRHDCDLLREQHEEEAEAQAELQRLLSKANAEVAQWRSKYEADAIQRTEELEEAKKKLALRLQEAEEGVEAAHAKCSSLEKAKLRLQTESEDVTLELERATSAAAALDKKQRHLERALEERRRQEEETQRELEAAQREARGLGTELFRLRHSHEEALEALETLKRENKNLQEEISDLTDQVSLSGKSIQELEKAKKALEGEKSELQAALEEAEGALELEETKTLRIQLELSQVKAEVDRKLAEKDEECTNLRRNHQRAVESLQASLDAETRARNEALRLKKKMEGDLNDLELQLGHATRQAMEAQAATRLLQAQLKEEQAGRDEEQRLVAELREQAQALERRAALLAAELEELRAALEQGERSRRLAEQELLEATERLNLLHSQNTGLLNQKKKLEVDLTQLSGEVEEAAQERREAEEKAKKAITDAAMMAEELKKEQDTSAHLERMKKTLEQTVRELQARLEEAEQAALRGGKKQVQKLEAKVRELEAELDAEQKKHAEALKGVRKHERRVKELVYQAEEDRKNLARMQDLVEKLQSKVKSYKRQFEEAEQQASTNLAKYRKAQHELDDAEERADMAETQANKLRARTRDALGPKHKE